Part of the Bacillus cereus group sp. RP43 genome is shown below.
GTATCTGCATGTAGTCAATATTTCTCAACTTTATTGACAAAATTTTCATACAAAATGTTAGCAAGTATCATTTGCGCGTTAGGATTATTAGTTGCCAACTTAGGTTTAACAAAAATTATCGCCATCTCTGTTCCTATTTTACTTGTTGTATATCCAATTGCGATTGTACTCGTGTTATTATCATTACTTCATAAATATTTCGGTGGATATCGTTCTGTTTATGTAGGTGCGTTAATTGGATCTGCAGTTGTGAGCGTATTTGATGGATTAAAACAAGGGAATATTCCTGTTTCATTTATCACATCTTATTTCGAGTTTATTCCATTATATAATGAGGGAATTGGCTGGTTAGTGCCAGCATTAGTTGGGGCTATTATCGGTTTTGCTATCGCAAAATTAAGTGGTGCAAAAACAGTACCATTAACGGATCATTCACCTGAATCGAAAGCATCATAAAAAAACTCCCATTTCGGGAGTTTTTTACATTTGATAAGAGGTATGATTAAAGCTACTTACTTTATAAGCTTTCGTATAGTAATCAATATTCGTATCCACCGTTTCTACTTTTACAACATCATAGCAATCTTCTTGCTTCACTAGAAATAAATAATATTCTTCTGTTGCCTCAATAATTGCAATACGATCTGTTTCAATATCATATTGTTCACAAAGTGCTTGCAACGCATTCACATAGTTACCTAATTTTTTCGTTTCATCCATTCCAAATATCGTTTGAACTAACATACACTCTCTCCCCTTTGTATGTACTGTTAACACCTTAATGATAACGCTTACAAAATTAACCGTCAACAAAAAAGCTTTGACCATATATAGTCAAAGCTTCTTTTTTATTTCGTCAATTGGTGTCTAAACGCATAAATAACCGCCTGTGTCCGGTCACTTACATTTAGCTTATTTAATATATTACTCACATGTGTCTTTACTGTTTTAAGGGCAATAAACAACTCATCTGCAATCTCTTGATTACTTTTCCCCTCTGCAATTAATAACAAAATTTCAGACTCTCTTTCTGTTAACTCCTCATGCAAAGGTTGTTCTTTCTTCTGACGCATACGAGACATCATTTTGCCAGTAACTTTCGGCTCTAA
Proteins encoded:
- a CDS encoding DUF3992 domain-containing protein, encoding MVKAFLLTVNFVSVIIKVLTVHTKGRECMLVQTIFGMDETKKLGNYVNALQALCEQYDIETDRIAIIEATEEYYLFLVKQEDCYDVVKVETVDTNIDYYTKAYKVSSFNHTSYQM